From Oryctolagus cuniculus chromosome 17, mOryCun1.1, whole genome shotgun sequence, a single genomic window includes:
- the LOC100348776 gene encoding C-C motif chemokine 3-like 1: MKVSGVALAVLLCAMALSTQVFSIPLGADTPTACCFSYISRQIPYKFIADYFETSSQCSKPGVIFLTKRGRQVCADISEAWVQGYINDLELNS, encoded by the exons ATGAAGGTCTCCGGGGTTGCCCTCGCCGTCCTCCTGTGCGCCATGGCTCTCAGCACCCAGGTCTTCTCCATACCAC TTGGTGCCGACACCCCGACCGCCTGCTGCTTCTCCTACATCTCCCGCCAGATCCCCTACAAATTCATAGCCGACTATTTTGAGACCAGCAGCCAGTGCTCCAAGCCAGGCGTCAT TTTCCTAACCAAGAGAGGCCGGCAGGTGTGCGCTGACATCAGTGAGGCCTGGGTCCAGGGCTACATCAATGACCTGGAACTGAATTCCTAA